GGGTCGGTGTTCCACGCCAAGGAGTCGTCCTGCCCATGAAAATCCTCTGGATTGCTCTCATCCTCCTGTTTTTCGCCTGGCTTGGCTCGGGGTGTGTTTCCCCTGACACCGCGCCCTTGTCTCCCGTTGTCGACGAGCATACCAGCCGTCTCGCCCTGGATTGGTCCGGCACCTATGCCGGTGTTTTGCCCTGCGCCGATTGCGCGGGCATCGACACCCGGCTGCGCCTTGATGCCGATCAGACCTATGTGCTGGAAACCCGCTACCTCGGCAAGGCGGACGAGGTTTTCGTGCGCCGCGGCGTCTTCGTCTGGCAGCCCGACGGCAACCGCATCCGCCTGCAGGGTTTGGAGGAGGACGCCGCGCTCTATCAGGTCGGCGAGAACCAGCTGTTTCACCTCGACCGCCGGGGGCAAAGAATCCGCGGGAATCTGGCCGATGCCTACGTCCTGCGCAAGCTTGACGACTGACTGGGATGCGAGGGCTCGGTCGGGCGAAAAAAGAGATGTTTTTCGCCCTTGACAGGGTGTGGATCAGCTTCTATAACGACGTTATGTGTCTGTTTTTCTTCGCTCCCGCCTGATTAAGGATTGTCCCTCATGCCGTGCATAAATCGAGTTTGATTTCCAACCCTCTTCGTGCCGCAGCGAAAGGAGGCCGAGTCGATGAAGGAGCCGGACAGCATCCCCCCTGAGATTCATCTGCCCGAGGACATTCTTGAGCGCTGGGAGAAGCGCGGCGTCGATCGCCGTGACTTTCTCAAATTCTGCACCGGCATGGCGGCGACCCTGGCCCTGCCCCTGAGCTTCGTGCCCAGGATCGCCTCGGCCCTCGACGCGGACAACCGGCCGGCGGTGATCTGGCTGGAATTTCTCAGTTGCAGCGGCGATTCGGAGGCCTTTCTGCGGGCGCGCGCACCGAGCGCCGCCGATCTCATCCTCGATCACATCTCCCTGGAATACTCGGAAGTGGTGATGGCCGCCGCCGGTCATCAGGCCGAGGAAGCCAAGCACCAGGCCATGGAGAAGTACAAGGGCAAGTACATCGCCGTGGTGGAGGGTTCCATCGCCGCCGGTGACGGCGGGGTTTACTGCACCGTGGCGGGCGAGAGTTCCCTCGCCATCGCGCGCAAGGTGTGCGGCAATGCCATGGCGACCATCGCCGTGGGCACCTGCGCCACCTACGGCGGCATTCCGGCGGCCGCGCCCAACCCCTCGGGGGCGATCTCGGTGAAAGAAGCGGTGCCCGGCGCCACGGTGATCAACCTGCCGGGCTGCCCGCTCAACGCCGAAAACCTCACCGCCACCATCGTTCATGTGCTGACCTTTGGTCGTTTGCCGGCGGTGGACAGCTTCGGCCGTCCGCGCTTTGCCTACGGCAAGCGCATCCACGACAAC
Above is a window of Geoalkalibacter sp. DNA encoding:
- a CDS encoding copper resistance protein NlpE; translated protein: MKILWIALILLFFAWLGSGCVSPDTAPLSPVVDEHTSRLALDWSGTYAGVLPCADCAGIDTRLRLDADQTYVLETRYLGKADEVFVRRGVFVWQPDGNRIRLQGLEEDAALYQVGENQLFHLDRRGQRIRGNLADAYVLRKLDD
- a CDS encoding hydrogenase small subunit; translation: MKEPDSIPPEIHLPEDILERWEKRGVDRRDFLKFCTGMAATLALPLSFVPRIASALDADNRPAVIWLEFLSCSGDSEAFLRARAPSAADLILDHISLEYSEVVMAAAGHQAEEAKHQAMEKYKGKYIAVVEGSIAAGDGGVYCTVAGESSLAIARKVCGNAMATIAVGTCATYGGIPAAAPNPSGAISVKEAVPGATVINLPGCPLNAENLTATIVHVLTFGRLPAVDSFGRPRFAYGKRIHDNCERRGHFDAGQYAEAFGDPGHRQGWCLYKLGCKGPQTFHNCPTVRYNETSWPVMAGHGCIGCSEPQFWDTMSPFYRRLPQVAGFGIEATADKIGLGLAAATALAFGAHGVVSAFRKSDKHEPDPVVKED